A portion of the Magnolia sinica isolate HGM2019 chromosome 17, MsV1, whole genome shotgun sequence genome contains these proteins:
- the LOC131230981 gene encoding uncharacterized protein LOC131230981 isoform X2, giving the protein MELSMSGNALKTFNRSITCLARVGNELVIQASPSQFHFSKEKEKIYGFIVQLVLHTLNSSRSAYQSITLKADFFDVYTLSAAQVQCSVLLKAVCSILRTPITSIDRLCVHLPNSDATKVQWTLDCHNGMRKAYWISCNVEPDIQHLSLDRTKFPSNFVVRPRDFNRLLANFQSSLQEITIIATEPTSSPSDSGNAGGKAVEFRSYIDPTKDNSDAALHTQLWIDPSEEFLQYTHSGDAVDVTFGVKELKAFLSFCEGCEVDIHLFFEKAGEPILMAPKFGVTDGTNSDFDTTLVLATMLISQLREGNTSEPPQADPVSCDQDDHETGSPAHGAHHTSARDKSRAANPSPVSDNPSDHTRIWSELTGSAAKSSSGVEERRVAMEGSPNAGEQNGMRRLNMTGLAKTLPIGENVPDPWRPMETDRLDEPQDRTELNGNGWSQRHPSNWVSAGDDDDEEDEEDLCVQSTPQF; this is encoded by the exons TTTCATTTcagcaaagaaaaagaaaagatatatGGCTTTATTGTGCAGCTTGTTCTTCATACTCTCAATTCCTCCCGGTCAGCCTATCAGTCCATAACACTCAAAGCTGATTTTTTCGATGTCTATACACTTTCAGCAGCCCAGGTGCAATGCAGTGTGCTTTTGAAG GCAGTTTGTTCTATTCTCAGGACACCTATTACAAGTATTGATCGTCTATGCGTGCATTTACCCAATTCGGATGCAACAAAAGTGCAGTGGACATTAGACTGCCACAATG GCATGAGGAAAGCCTACTGGATTAGCTGCAACGTTGAACCTGACATCCAACATCTCTCTCTCGATAGGACGAAATTTCCCAGTAATTTTGTAGTGAGGCCTCGCGATTTCAACAGATTGCTAGCGAATTTCCAATCATCGCTTCAGGAGATTACCATCATTGCGACTGAACCCACATCCTCACCTTCGGACTCCGGGAATGCAGGTGGGAAAGCTGTTGAATTCAGGAGTTATATAGATCCGACCAAAG ATAACAGTGATGCAGCTTTACACACTCAACTTTGGATCGATCCATCAGAAGAGTTTTTGCAGTATACACACTCTGGAGATGCTGTCGATGTGACATTTGGCGTCAAAGAACTGAAG GCATTTCTTTCGTTTTGCGAGGGATGTGAAGTTGACATCCACCTGTTCTTTGAGAAAGCTGGCGA ACCCATTCTAATGGCACCAAAATTTGGTGTAACTGATGGCACAAACTCAGACTTCGATACAACGCTAGTCCTTGCAACGATGCTTATATCGCAGCTGCGTGAGGGAAATACTTCAGAGCCCCCTCAAGCAGATCCAGTCTCCTGTGACCAGGATGATCATGAAACAGGTTCCCCGGCACATGGTGCACATCATACTTCTGCACGTGATAAGTCCAGAGCAGCTAATCCATCTCCTGTTTCTGACAACCCTTCCGACCACACCAGGATCTGGTCTGAACTCACAG GAAGTGCTGCCAAAAGCTCCAGTGGAGTTGAAGAAAGACGCGTTGCAATGGAAGGTAGTCCTAATGCTGGGGAACAGAATGGGATGCGGAGGCTTAACATGACTGGTCTGGCAAAGACATTGCCCATTGGAGAGAATGTTCCCGATCC TTGGCGGCCAATGGAAACGGATCGCTTGGATGAACCCCAAG ATAGAACGGAATTGAATGGGAATGGTTGGTCGCAACGTCATCCTAGTAATTGGGTAAGTGCTGGTGATGACGATGATGAAGAAGACGAGGAGGATTTATGTGTTCAGTCGACACCGCAGTTCTAG
- the LOC131230981 gene encoding uncharacterized protein LOC131230981 isoform X3 → MELSMSGNALKTFNRSITCLARVGNELVIQASPSQLVLHTLNSSRSAYQSITLKADFFDVYTLSAAQVQCSVLLKAVCSILRTPITSIDRLCVHLPNSDATKVQWTLDCHNGMRKAYWISCNVEPDIQHLSLDRTKFPSNFVVRPRDFNRLLANFQSSLQEITIIATEPTSSPSDSGNAGGKAVEFRSYIDPTKDNSDAALHTQLWIDPSEEFLQYTHSGDAVDVTFGVKELKAFLSFCEGCEVDIHLFFEKAGEPILMAPKFGVTDGTNSDFDTTLVLATMLISQLREGNTSEPPQADPVSCDQDDHETGSPAHGAHHTSARDKSRAANPSPVSDNPSDHTRIWSELTGSAAKSSSGVEERRVAMEGSPNAGEQNGMRRLNMTGLAKTLPIGENVPDPSWRPMETDRLDEPQDRTELNGNGWSQRHPSNWVSAGDDDDEEDEEDLCVQSTPQF, encoded by the exons CTTGTTCTTCATACTCTCAATTCCTCCCGGTCAGCCTATCAGTCCATAACACTCAAAGCTGATTTTTTCGATGTCTATACACTTTCAGCAGCCCAGGTGCAATGCAGTGTGCTTTTGAAG GCAGTTTGTTCTATTCTCAGGACACCTATTACAAGTATTGATCGTCTATGCGTGCATTTACCCAATTCGGATGCAACAAAAGTGCAGTGGACATTAGACTGCCACAATG GCATGAGGAAAGCCTACTGGATTAGCTGCAACGTTGAACCTGACATCCAACATCTCTCTCTCGATAGGACGAAATTTCCCAGTAATTTTGTAGTGAGGCCTCGCGATTTCAACAGATTGCTAGCGAATTTCCAATCATCGCTTCAGGAGATTACCATCATTGCGACTGAACCCACATCCTCACCTTCGGACTCCGGGAATGCAGGTGGGAAAGCTGTTGAATTCAGGAGTTATATAGATCCGACCAAAG ATAACAGTGATGCAGCTTTACACACTCAACTTTGGATCGATCCATCAGAAGAGTTTTTGCAGTATACACACTCTGGAGATGCTGTCGATGTGACATTTGGCGTCAAAGAACTGAAG GCATTTCTTTCGTTTTGCGAGGGATGTGAAGTTGACATCCACCTGTTCTTTGAGAAAGCTGGCGA ACCCATTCTAATGGCACCAAAATTTGGTGTAACTGATGGCACAAACTCAGACTTCGATACAACGCTAGTCCTTGCAACGATGCTTATATCGCAGCTGCGTGAGGGAAATACTTCAGAGCCCCCTCAAGCAGATCCAGTCTCCTGTGACCAGGATGATCATGAAACAGGTTCCCCGGCACATGGTGCACATCATACTTCTGCACGTGATAAGTCCAGAGCAGCTAATCCATCTCCTGTTTCTGACAACCCTTCCGACCACACCAGGATCTGGTCTGAACTCACAG GAAGTGCTGCCAAAAGCTCCAGTGGAGTTGAAGAAAGACGCGTTGCAATGGAAGGTAGTCCTAATGCTGGGGAACAGAATGGGATGCGGAGGCTTAACATGACTGGTCTGGCAAAGACATTGCCCATTGGAGAGAATGTTCCCGATCC CAGTTGGCGGCCAATGGAAACGGATCGCTTGGATGAACCCCAAG ATAGAACGGAATTGAATGGGAATGGTTGGTCGCAACGTCATCCTAGTAATTGGGTAAGTGCTGGTGATGACGATGATGAAGAAGACGAGGAGGATTTATGTGTTCAGTCGACACCGCAGTTCTAG
- the LOC131230981 gene encoding uncharacterized protein LOC131230981 isoform X4, which yields MQCAFEVCSILRTPITSIDRLCVHLPNSDATKVQWTLDCHNGMRKAYWISCNVEPDIQHLSLDRTKFPSNFVVRPRDFNRLLANFQSSLQEITIIATEPTSSPSDSGNAGGKAVEFRSYIDPTKDNSDAALHTQLWIDPSEEFLQYTHSGDAVDVTFGVKELKAFLSFCEGCEVDIHLFFEKAGEPILMAPKFGVTDGTNSDFDTTLVLATMLISQLREGNTSEPPQADPVSCDQDDHETGSPAHGAHHTSARDKSRAANPSPVSDNPSDHTRIWSELTGSAAKSSSGVEERRVAMEGSPNAGEQNGMRRLNMTGLAKTLPIGENVPDPSWRPMETDRLDEPQDRTELNGNGWSQRHPSNWVSAGDDDDEEDEEDLCVQSTPQF from the exons ATGCAGTGTGCTTTTGAAG TTTGTTCTATTCTCAGGACACCTATTACAAGTATTGATCGTCTATGCGTGCATTTACCCAATTCGGATGCAACAAAAGTGCAGTGGACATTAGACTGCCACAATG GCATGAGGAAAGCCTACTGGATTAGCTGCAACGTTGAACCTGACATCCAACATCTCTCTCTCGATAGGACGAAATTTCCCAGTAATTTTGTAGTGAGGCCTCGCGATTTCAACAGATTGCTAGCGAATTTCCAATCATCGCTTCAGGAGATTACCATCATTGCGACTGAACCCACATCCTCACCTTCGGACTCCGGGAATGCAGGTGGGAAAGCTGTTGAATTCAGGAGTTATATAGATCCGACCAAAG ATAACAGTGATGCAGCTTTACACACTCAACTTTGGATCGATCCATCAGAAGAGTTTTTGCAGTATACACACTCTGGAGATGCTGTCGATGTGACATTTGGCGTCAAAGAACTGAAG GCATTTCTTTCGTTTTGCGAGGGATGTGAAGTTGACATCCACCTGTTCTTTGAGAAAGCTGGCGA ACCCATTCTAATGGCACCAAAATTTGGTGTAACTGATGGCACAAACTCAGACTTCGATACAACGCTAGTCCTTGCAACGATGCTTATATCGCAGCTGCGTGAGGGAAATACTTCAGAGCCCCCTCAAGCAGATCCAGTCTCCTGTGACCAGGATGATCATGAAACAGGTTCCCCGGCACATGGTGCACATCATACTTCTGCACGTGATAAGTCCAGAGCAGCTAATCCATCTCCTGTTTCTGACAACCCTTCCGACCACACCAGGATCTGGTCTGAACTCACAG GAAGTGCTGCCAAAAGCTCCAGTGGAGTTGAAGAAAGACGCGTTGCAATGGAAGGTAGTCCTAATGCTGGGGAACAGAATGGGATGCGGAGGCTTAACATGACTGGTCTGGCAAAGACATTGCCCATTGGAGAGAATGTTCCCGATCC CAGTTGGCGGCCAATGGAAACGGATCGCTTGGATGAACCCCAAG ATAGAACGGAATTGAATGGGAATGGTTGGTCGCAACGTCATCCTAGTAATTGGGTAAGTGCTGGTGATGACGATGATGAAGAAGACGAGGAGGATTTATGTGTTCAGTCGACACCGCAGTTCTAG
- the LOC131230418 gene encoding protein RALF-like 1, producing MEISSPLHFILSISILLCIISSCNVNAGDHQLGWVPQRPTCHGSIADCESAAEFSMDSEINRRILATSQYISYEALKRDSVPCSRAGASYYNCRPGAQANPYTRGCSQITQCRS from the coding sequence ATGGAGATTTCTTCACCTCTCCATTTCATCCTCTCCATCTCAATCCTCCTTTGCATAATCTCATCATGCAACGTTAATGCAGGTGACCACCAATTGGGCTGGGTCCCACAAAGGCCCACCTGTCATGGGTCGATCGCCGATTGCGAATCCGCCGCCGAATTCTCCATGGATTCCGAGATCAACCGCCGCATCCTCGCCACGAGCCAGTACATAAGCTACGAAGCGCTCAAACGCGACAGTGTGCCGTGCTCACGGGCTGGCGCGTCTTACTACAATTGCCGGCCAGGGGCTCAGGCGAACCCATATACCCGTGGTTGCAGCCAAATCACACAGTGCCGGAGCTAG
- the LOC131230981 gene encoding uncharacterized protein LOC131230981 isoform X1, translating into MELSMSGNALKTFNRSITCLARVGNELVIQASPSQFHFSKEKEKIYGFIVQLVLHTLNSSRSAYQSITLKADFFDVYTLSAAQVQCSVLLKAVCSILRTPITSIDRLCVHLPNSDATKVQWTLDCHNGMRKAYWISCNVEPDIQHLSLDRTKFPSNFVVRPRDFNRLLANFQSSLQEITIIATEPTSSPSDSGNAGGKAVEFRSYIDPTKDNSDAALHTQLWIDPSEEFLQYTHSGDAVDVTFGVKELKAFLSFCEGCEVDIHLFFEKAGEPILMAPKFGVTDGTNSDFDTTLVLATMLISQLREGNTSEPPQADPVSCDQDDHETGSPAHGAHHTSARDKSRAANPSPVSDNPSDHTRIWSELTGSAAKSSSGVEERRVAMEGSPNAGEQNGMRRLNMTGLAKTLPIGENVPDPSWRPMETDRLDEPQDRTELNGNGWSQRHPSNWVSAGDDDDEEDEEDLCVQSTPQF; encoded by the exons TTTCATTTcagcaaagaaaaagaaaagatatatGGCTTTATTGTGCAGCTTGTTCTTCATACTCTCAATTCCTCCCGGTCAGCCTATCAGTCCATAACACTCAAAGCTGATTTTTTCGATGTCTATACACTTTCAGCAGCCCAGGTGCAATGCAGTGTGCTTTTGAAG GCAGTTTGTTCTATTCTCAGGACACCTATTACAAGTATTGATCGTCTATGCGTGCATTTACCCAATTCGGATGCAACAAAAGTGCAGTGGACATTAGACTGCCACAATG GCATGAGGAAAGCCTACTGGATTAGCTGCAACGTTGAACCTGACATCCAACATCTCTCTCTCGATAGGACGAAATTTCCCAGTAATTTTGTAGTGAGGCCTCGCGATTTCAACAGATTGCTAGCGAATTTCCAATCATCGCTTCAGGAGATTACCATCATTGCGACTGAACCCACATCCTCACCTTCGGACTCCGGGAATGCAGGTGGGAAAGCTGTTGAATTCAGGAGTTATATAGATCCGACCAAAG ATAACAGTGATGCAGCTTTACACACTCAACTTTGGATCGATCCATCAGAAGAGTTTTTGCAGTATACACACTCTGGAGATGCTGTCGATGTGACATTTGGCGTCAAAGAACTGAAG GCATTTCTTTCGTTTTGCGAGGGATGTGAAGTTGACATCCACCTGTTCTTTGAGAAAGCTGGCGA ACCCATTCTAATGGCACCAAAATTTGGTGTAACTGATGGCACAAACTCAGACTTCGATACAACGCTAGTCCTTGCAACGATGCTTATATCGCAGCTGCGTGAGGGAAATACTTCAGAGCCCCCTCAAGCAGATCCAGTCTCCTGTGACCAGGATGATCATGAAACAGGTTCCCCGGCACATGGTGCACATCATACTTCTGCACGTGATAAGTCCAGAGCAGCTAATCCATCTCCTGTTTCTGACAACCCTTCCGACCACACCAGGATCTGGTCTGAACTCACAG GAAGTGCTGCCAAAAGCTCCAGTGGAGTTGAAGAAAGACGCGTTGCAATGGAAGGTAGTCCTAATGCTGGGGAACAGAATGGGATGCGGAGGCTTAACATGACTGGTCTGGCAAAGACATTGCCCATTGGAGAGAATGTTCCCGATCC CAGTTGGCGGCCAATGGAAACGGATCGCTTGGATGAACCCCAAG ATAGAACGGAATTGAATGGGAATGGTTGGTCGCAACGTCATCCTAGTAATTGGGTAAGTGCTGGTGATGACGATGATGAAGAAGACGAGGAGGATTTATGTGTTCAGTCGACACCGCAGTTCTAG